The following coding sequences are from one Paracholeplasma morum window:
- a CDS encoding ankyrin repeat domain-containing protein, with amino-acid sequence MKALTNDVFYFFNNPVNLNQQDERGQSLLHYAVRTSSVQVISYLLDNDIDVNLVDSNGESALFDCAKKGKMTIAKQLIKKYANVNIQNKKGEMPIHLAALRADTDMIKLLMESGSKTDLKTNEGHSLVHYAIKSGSITFFEFILKNLTCKSKDPDQNRNTLLHIASELGNVDVVSYLLKDKYNPYLKNNSKETPLFCAIRSGKVDVLNLLLEEGSYVDIQNRFGETPLEYAQKIGHFDMADILETYSNSSVYQRHIKKNPLRYAVLKEDYLLLNEVLLKGIKDQKDAYNLYAVDYASKEKLVVFVKKIKES; translated from the coding sequence ATGAAAGCATTAACTAATGATGTTTTTTATTTTTTTAATAATCCTGTAAACTTAAATCAACAAGATGAACGAGGACAAAGCTTATTGCATTATGCAGTCAGAACCAGCTCTGTTCAAGTGATCAGTTATTTACTAGACAATGATATCGATGTTAACTTAGTGGATTCTAATGGAGAATCTGCCCTTTTTGATTGTGCAAAAAAAGGTAAGATGACCATTGCAAAGCAACTGATTAAAAAATATGCTAACGTGAATATTCAAAATAAAAAAGGTGAAATGCCAATCCATTTAGCGGCTTTGAGAGCAGATACAGATATGATTAAGTTATTAATGGAAAGTGGCTCTAAAACGGATTTAAAGACCAATGAAGGACATTCTTTAGTTCATTATGCAATCAAAAGTGGAAGCATCACATTTTTTGAGTTTATTCTCAAGAACTTAACATGTAAATCTAAAGATCCTGATCAAAACAGAAACACATTACTTCATATTGCTTCTGAATTAGGTAATGTCGATGTCGTTTCTTACCTTTTAAAAGACAAGTATAATCCATATCTGAAAAATAACTCAAAAGAAACGCCACTCTTCTGTGCCATTAGAAGTGGTAAAGTGGATGTGTTGAATCTTCTGTTAGAAGAAGGGTCTTATGTGGATATCCAAAATAGATTTGGAGAAACCCCACTGGAGTATGCTCAAAAAATAGGGCATTTCGATATGGCAGATATTTTAGAAACCTATTCAAACAGCTCAGTCTATCAACGTCATATAAAGAAAAATCCCCTTAGGTACGCTGTACTCAAAGAGGATTATCTACTACTGAATGAAGTTTTACTCAAAGGGATTAAAGATCAAAAAGATGCTTATAATCTTTATGCAGTTGACTATGCGTCTAAAGAAAAACTCGTCGTATTCGTCAAAAAAATTAAAGAATCATAA
- a CDS encoding HU family DNA-binding protein: MNKTELIAVVAEKSQVTKKVAEEVLNAFVESVAESLGKHGEKVVLTGFGTFEVRNRAQREGRDPRSGETIHIPAQKTPAFKAGKVLKDAVK; this comes from the coding sequence ATGAACAAAACAGAATTAATCGCTGTAGTAGCAGAAAAATCACAAGTAACAAAAAAAGTTGCTGAAGAAGTTTTAAATGCATTTGTTGAAAGTGTTGCTGAAAGTCTTGGCAAACATGGCGAAAAAGTAGTACTAACTGGTTTTGGAACATTTGAAGTTCGTAATCGTGCTCAAAGAGAAGGCCGTGACCCACGTTCTGGTGAAACGATTCATATCCCTGCACAAAAAACTCCTGCTTTCAAAGCTGGTAAAGTTTTAAAAGACGCTGTAAAATAA
- a CDS encoding NAD(P)H-dependent glycerol-3-phosphate dehydrogenase, with product MKLAILGGGAWGATLGQLLIDNGHDVMIYDINQSFVDVINEKHIHPFFDLPLQESLVATNDLSVALNYSDYIVLAVPTKVMRGLLTTINNLLDKPKYFINVSKGIEPDTQKRVSEIVFEVVSSKNLKGFAVLTGPSHAEEVIKRKLTLLTVASSDEELATELQTVFSNETYMRVYRSTDLIGCEVGGAVKNAIAVVSGIATGLDMGENARAALITRGILEMVRVIESYGGTKESAFGLTGIGDLIVTATSEHSRNFKAGKEIGKGKSLDQIYAEQKQTIEGVRSILALHQLAKHKGLSLPIIEVAYKVIYEDMSVDSAITQLLTRTLKSEKIE from the coding sequence ATGAAGTTAGCTATTCTCGGTGGTGGCGCATGGGGTGCAACCCTAGGGCAACTTTTAATTGATAATGGTCATGATGTAATGATCTATGACATCAATCAATCGTTTGTTGACGTCATCAATGAAAAACACATACACCCTTTCTTTGATTTGCCTCTTCAAGAGTCACTGGTAGCAACCAATGACTTATCGGTGGCACTCAATTATTCAGATTATATCGTATTAGCAGTACCAACAAAGGTAATGCGTGGTTTGTTGACAACCATTAACAATTTGTTAGATAAACCTAAGTATTTCATTAACGTATCCAAAGGGATCGAACCTGACACACAAAAACGTGTCTCAGAAATAGTTTTTGAAGTTGTTTCTTCAAAAAATCTAAAAGGATTTGCAGTGTTGACTGGACCATCTCATGCAGAAGAAGTCATAAAACGTAAACTAACGTTGCTGACAGTCGCTTCAAGCGATGAAGAACTTGCTACTGAACTGCAAACGGTTTTCTCGAATGAAACGTATATGAGAGTCTACCGTTCAACCGATTTAATTGGATGCGAAGTAGGTGGCGCAGTTAAAAACGCAATCGCTGTTGTATCGGGGATTGCGACAGGTTTAGACATGGGTGAAAATGCAAGAGCAGCATTAATCACACGTGGTATCCTTGAAATGGTTCGCGTGATTGAATCCTATGGTGGAACAAAAGAAAGTGCATTTGGGTTAACTGGTATTGGTGACTTAATTGTTACAGCTACGAGTGAACACTCAAGAAACTTTAAAGCAGGTAAAGAAATTGGTAAAGGTAAGAGCCTTGATCAAATCTATGCTGAACAAAAACAAACGATTGAAGGAGTTAGATCAATTCTAGCTTTACATCAACTAGCGAAGCATAAAGGTTTATCACTTCCGATTATTGAGGTTGCCTATAAAGTAATTTATGAAGACATGTCCGTTGATAGCGCTATCACGCAATTATTAACGCGTACACTGAAAAGTGAGAAAATTGAGTAA
- the der gene encoding ribosome biogenesis GTPase Der, whose protein sequence is MALPFKVAIVGRPNVGKSSLFNRLIGSRLSITNDAPGVTRDRIYAKTEWLTKSFAVIDTGGIEISDAPFLEQIKQQAEVAIQEADLIVFVVDSRQGLTDDDLYIAKRLYPTDKDVIVAVNKVDNLDLKQSIYEFYALGFGDPIAISANHGIGVGELMDAIVAKMPEDNIEVEDDSIKLAVIGYPNVGKSSLTNAILGQERTIVSEVAGTTRDAVDTPFTKDDVKYTIIDTAGIKKRGQVYESTEKYSVLRALQAIERCDVALIVVDGSRDIIAQDMHVAGYVQDYAKASVVVVNKWDIVNKDEKTMNKMTQSIYDTFKFLSYAEVVFVSAKESKRIDTIYPAINKAFENYNKRIPTNVINDILVDSVAMNPPAIFNRGKAKFSYVTQVSTKPPTFVIFVNDPDFVHFSYQRYLENQFRKAFDFTGTPIKLIFRKKD, encoded by the coding sequence ATGGCTTTGCCATTTAAAGTAGCTATTGTAGGTCGTCCTAACGTTGGAAAATCGAGCCTGTTTAATCGCTTAATAGGTTCAAGATTGTCCATAACTAATGATGCTCCTGGTGTAACGCGTGACCGCATTTATGCCAAAACAGAATGGTTAACAAAAAGTTTCGCAGTGATTGATACTGGGGGCATCGAAATTAGCGATGCCCCTTTTTTAGAACAAATCAAACAACAAGCAGAAGTCGCGATTCAAGAAGCTGATCTGATTGTTTTTGTTGTTGACTCTAGACAAGGGTTAACAGATGATGATTTATACATCGCTAAACGTTTATATCCAACGGATAAAGATGTTATTGTTGCAGTTAACAAAGTCGATAACCTAGATTTAAAACAATCGATTTATGAATTCTATGCATTAGGATTTGGCGATCCAATCGCAATCTCCGCCAACCACGGTATTGGGGTTGGTGAATTAATGGATGCGATTGTTGCCAAAATGCCTGAGGATAACATTGAAGTTGAAGATGACTCAATAAAGTTGGCTGTTATTGGATACCCTAATGTTGGTAAATCTAGTTTGACCAATGCAATTCTTGGACAAGAAAGAACCATCGTCAGCGAAGTTGCAGGGACAACTAGAGATGCAGTTGATACACCATTTACAAAAGATGATGTCAAATACACAATCATTGATACTGCCGGTATTAAGAAACGTGGACAAGTATATGAAAGTACTGAAAAGTACTCAGTCCTAAGAGCACTTCAAGCCATCGAAAGATGCGATGTTGCACTAATAGTTGTCGATGGTTCTAGAGACATAATCGCTCAAGACATGCACGTTGCCGGTTATGTCCAAGACTATGCCAAAGCAAGTGTTGTCGTTGTTAATAAATGGGATATCGTCAATAAAGATGAAAAAACTATGAATAAGATGACTCAATCCATCTATGATACATTCAAATTCTTGAGCTATGCTGAAGTAGTTTTTGTCTCAGCAAAAGAATCTAAACGTATCGATACAATTTATCCAGCAATTAATAAGGCATTTGAAAACTACAACAAACGTATTCCAACCAATGTTATCAATGACATATTGGTAGATAGCGTTGCGATGAATCCACCTGCTATTTTTAATAGAGGAAAGGCAAAGTTCTCTTATGTTACACAAGTTTCGACTAAACCCCCAACATTTGTTATATTTGTGAATGACCCAGATTTCGTTCACTTCTCCTATCAACGATATTTAGAAAACCAATTTAGAAAAGCGTTTGATTTTACAGGAACACCAATCAAACTCATATTTAGAAAGAAGGACTAA
- a CDS encoding S1 RNA-binding domain-containing protein, with protein MEELQMKDVNLVSLKVNDRVEGTVFKVEDKVITLTLENHEEARMFVEFYDGVITSFIGTVKEGDKVTAIIKKINDDPSFILLSRIPLLKEEKYAQIELAYKENKTILAKISKVDDKGLHLKYLGFDIFLPFGLLDRELVDQKASLKGQNLEVNLIEVKGSVNRPRLIASRKQIFEAKRQQELETRQQARKEEIDNIKTGDVLVGTVERLDPHAATVRFEHVAGLLRISQISHQRIENIADVLELGQQIEVKIIKKEGMRLDLSRKVLLPTPFEVFAENHKKGSTVTGEVVQKLPFGIIIEFEDGVRGLLHASEYSWNPNDNFANFVKIGDKVESAILSIDVKKSKISLSRKAMVDNPWKDVTFKKGEDVTAKVVEIITDKGMNVEAKGVIGFIPVSELSVDRVHKIEDLFAINDEVTARVIEVNPKEWHLKLSIRQVTEEHIRSEYEPFLNDQEEATTTLGDLFGNVLKDKKTK; from the coding sequence ATGGAAGAACTACAAATGAAGGACGTTAATCTTGTATCACTGAAGGTAAATGACAGAGTTGAGGGAACAGTTTTCAAAGTTGAAGACAAAGTGATTACACTAACCCTTGAAAACCATGAAGAGGCTAGAATGTTCGTTGAGTTTTATGACGGGGTTATTACTTCATTCATCGGAACTGTTAAGGAAGGGGACAAAGTAACTGCGATCATCAAGAAAATTAATGATGACCCTAGTTTTATTTTGCTGTCAAGAATTCCATTACTGAAAGAAGAAAAGTATGCTCAAATTGAATTGGCATACAAAGAAAACAAGACAATTCTTGCTAAAATTAGCAAAGTTGATGACAAAGGCCTACATTTAAAGTACCTTGGTTTCGATATATTTTTACCATTTGGCCTTTTGGACCGCGAACTTGTTGATCAAAAAGCATCCCTTAAGGGTCAAAACCTAGAAGTAAACCTAATTGAAGTAAAAGGCTCTGTTAACAGACCACGATTGATTGCTTCAAGAAAACAAATTTTCGAAGCAAAACGTCAACAAGAATTAGAAACAAGACAACAAGCTAGAAAAGAAGAAATCGACAACATCAAAACAGGCGACGTATTAGTAGGCACAGTTGAAAGACTAGACCCACATGCTGCAACCGTTCGTTTTGAACATGTTGCAGGTTTATTGAGAATTTCTCAAATTTCTCATCAACGCATTGAAAACATCGCTGATGTATTAGAACTTGGACAACAAATCGAAGTTAAGATTATCAAAAAAGAAGGTATGAGACTAGACTTATCTCGTAAGGTTTTATTACCTACTCCATTTGAAGTCTTTGCTGAAAACCATAAAAAAGGCTCAACTGTTACTGGTGAAGTCGTTCAAAAGCTACCATTCGGTATTATCATTGAGTTTGAAGACGGCGTTAGAGGATTATTACACGCTAGCGAATACTCATGGAATCCAAATGATAACTTTGCAAACTTCGTAAAAATTGGTGACAAAGTAGAATCTGCTATTTTAAGCATCGATGTTAAAAAGAGCAAGATTAGCTTATCAAGAAAAGCCATGGTAGATAACCCATGGAAAGATGTAACTTTCAAAAAAGGTGAAGACGTAACTGCGAAAGTTGTTGAAATCATCACGGATAAAGGTATGAATGTTGAAGCCAAAGGCGTTATTGGATTCATCCCTGTATCAGAATTATCAGTGGACAGAGTTCATAAGATTGAAGATTTATTTGCAATTAATGATGAAGTCACTGCAAGAGTAATTGAAGTCAATCCGAAAGAATGGCATTTAAAGCTTTCAATTAGACAAGTAACTGAAGAACATATTCGTAGCGAGTACGAACCATTCCTAAATGATCAAGAAGAGGCTACAACAACCTTAGGTGATCTTTTCGGAAACGTACTTAAAGACAAAAAGACAAAATAA
- the cmk gene encoding (d)CMP kinase, with translation MMPGFKVAIDGPAGSGKSTISKRVAKQLNLTHIDTGAMYRAITYMALEKKINLDDEESYKFMEDVKVRYEKERIYVNDLDVTSLIRSDLVTRNVSKVSSFPYVRKILVHIQKQAAENIDVIMDGRDIGTVVLPNADLKIFLTAAVKERAKRRQKDKEELGIKQDIDSLESEIIERDLKDSTRKESPLVCADDAIVIDTTHYTIEDTTNRIIEEILKKEKYHGRTTNEGR, from the coding sequence ATCATGCCGGGATTTAAAGTTGCAATCGATGGACCAGCTGGAAGCGGTAAATCAACCATTAGCAAAAGAGTTGCTAAACAATTAAATTTGACACATATCGACACTGGTGCGATGTACCGTGCGATTACTTATATGGCATTGGAAAAGAAAATAAATTTAGACGATGAAGAAAGTTATAAATTTATGGAAGATGTCAAAGTGAGATATGAAAAAGAAAGAATCTACGTTAATGACCTAGATGTAACAAGTCTTATTCGTTCAGACTTGGTGACCAGAAATGTATCTAAAGTTTCTTCATTCCCATATGTAAGGAAAATCTTAGTACATATTCAAAAACAAGCTGCTGAAAACATCGATGTAATTATGGATGGAAGAGACATTGGGACCGTTGTGTTGCCAAATGCAGATTTGAAAATTTTCTTAACAGCTGCGGTTAAGGAAAGGGCAAAACGACGTCAAAAGGACAAAGAAGAATTAGGTATCAAACAAGATATCGATTCATTAGAGTCTGAAATTATTGAACGCGATTTAAAGGATTCCACAAGAAAAGAATCCCCGCTCGTATGCGCAGATGATGCTATCGTGATTGATACGACCCACTACACAATAGAGGACACAACCAATCGTATCATAGAAGAAATATTGAAAAAGGAGAAATACCATGGAAGAACTACAAATGAAGGACGTTAA
- a CDS encoding pseudouridine synthase encodes MRLQKRLAEAGIASRRGAVSVIESGRVKVNGQIITEPGFPVNPKDMVTVDDKMIEKEIHVYYLLNKPTGYVTTVKDDKNRKTVMDLFDEVDRSHRIFPVGRLDFDTAGLLLFTNDGDLAYYLTRPEFEVKKTYLARVEGMLTKVAIKTLKTGVVIENNYTTRPAQVRAVEYDKRNMTTLVEIIIHEGKNQQVRQMFDKVGFPVKNLTRVGYADLTLEGVERGSYRPLKIHEVKKLYGEIKK; translated from the coding sequence ATGAGATTACAAAAAAGATTAGCTGAGGCAGGAATTGCTTCAAGAAGAGGTGCTGTTTCTGTTATTGAATCCGGCAGAGTAAAAGTGAATGGACAAATCATTACTGAACCAGGATTTCCAGTTAATCCCAAAGATATGGTAACCGTAGATGACAAAATGATTGAAAAAGAAATCCATGTTTATTATTTACTTAATAAACCTACCGGTTATGTAACAACCGTAAAGGATGACAAAAACAGAAAAACAGTTATGGATTTATTTGATGAAGTCGATCGTAGTCATCGTATTTTCCCTGTAGGAAGACTTGATTTTGATACAGCTGGATTACTACTTTTCACCAATGATGGTGATTTAGCCTATTACTTGACACGTCCAGAATTTGAAGTAAAGAAAACGTATCTTGCTAGGGTTGAAGGTATGCTTACAAAAGTAGCCATCAAAACTCTTAAAACTGGGGTAGTAATTGAGAATAATTACACCACTAGACCTGCCCAAGTTAGAGCAGTTGAATATGATAAAAGAAACATGACCACCTTGGTTGAAATCATCATTCATGAGGGGAAGAATCAACAAGTTAGACAGATGTTTGACAAAGTTGGATTCCCAGTAAAAAACTTAACAAGAGTCGGGTATGCTGATTTAACCTTAGAGGGTGTTGAACGTGGAAGCTATAGACCACTCAAAATTCATGAGGTCAAAAAACTCTACGGAGAAATTAAAAAATAG
- the efp gene encoding elongation factor P: MISTSDFKTGLTISFDGNIFQIIEFMHVKPGKGAAFVRSKLRNLRTGAVIDYTFSASEKMEKAQIDKTKMQYLYAAGDTFVFMNMETYEQIELSQVQVENEIKYIYEGMEVDVMFYEEREVLGIILPDKVTLQVVETVPGVKGDTKTNALKDAILQTGLLVKVPMFIEEGEKIIVSTQDGSYVSREK; this comes from the coding sequence ATGATTAGCACAAGCGATTTTAAAACGGGATTAACCATTAGCTTTGATGGTAACATCTTTCAAATTATTGAATTTATGCACGTAAAACCTGGAAAAGGTGCGGCATTTGTTCGTTCTAAATTAAGAAATTTAAGAACTGGCGCAGTTATTGACTATACATTCAGTGCAAGTGAAAAAATGGAAAAAGCCCAAATTGACAAAACTAAGATGCAATATTTATACGCAGCAGGCGATACTTTTGTATTTATGAATATGGAAACATATGAACAAATCGAATTATCTCAAGTTCAAGTAGAAAATGAAATCAAATATATCTATGAAGGTATGGAAGTTGATGTCATGTTCTATGAAGAAAGAGAAGTATTAGGGATTATCTTACCAGACAAAGTCACTCTACAAGTAGTTGAGACTGTACCTGGTGTTAAAGGTGATACTAAGACCAATGCACTTAAAGACGCAATTCTTCAAACTGGTTTACTTGTGAAAGTACCAATGTTCATTGAAGAAGGCGAAAAAATTATCGTAAGTACACAAGACGGCTCATACGTTTCAAGAGAAAAGTAA
- a CDS encoding type II 3-dehydroquinate dehydratase — protein sequence MLKGVIVNGPNLNMLGKRNKDHYGSLTLADINHLITEAYPAIQFSFYQSNHEGQLIDFLQGLEGIDFIVMNPGGLAHYSVALRDAFELVHAKKAIVHLSDIEQRESFRHIDLFKEISDVYYKGLKAYSYIFAIKELLEKHLQSSNV from the coding sequence ATGCTTAAAGGGGTAATCGTGAATGGCCCTAACTTAAACATGTTGGGCAAAAGAAACAAGGACCATTACGGGTCATTAACACTGGCTGATATTAACCATCTAATTACAGAGGCGTATCCAGCAATTCAATTTAGTTTTTACCAGTCTAATCACGAAGGACAACTCATCGATTTCTTACAAGGATTAGAAGGAATTGATTTCATCGTTATGAATCCTGGAGGATTAGCTCACTATTCAGTAGCACTTAGAGATGCATTCGAATTGGTTCATGCAAAAAAGGCAATTGTTCATTTATCGGACATAGAACAAAGAGAATCTTTTAGACATATAGATTTATTTAAAGAGATTTCAGATGTATACTATAAAGGCTTAAAAGCGTATAGCTATATCTTCGCAATCAAAGAATTGCTCGAAAAACATTTACAATCATCAAATGTATGA
- a CDS encoding shikimate kinase, protein MNIYLIGMPGTGKTTIGKLLAKKLSYEFVDLDHQIEKESLMFIDVIFEQYGEKIFRELETKALKEVSTGTNKIISTGGGIVTIKENKNYMDGLVIFIDTELDIIEERIQNDFPRPLLKTKTLSTLKDERMLKYIFFADVIVSNDSDPDKTVTEILKALENHHA, encoded by the coding sequence ATGAATATCTATTTAATCGGTATGCCCGGAACTGGAAAAACAACCATTGGTAAATTATTGGCTAAGAAGCTATCTTATGAATTTGTTGACCTTGATCATCAAATTGAGAAGGAATCTTTAATGTTTATTGATGTAATTTTTGAACAATATGGTGAAAAAATCTTTAGAGAACTTGAGACAAAAGCATTGAAAGAAGTCTCAACAGGAACCAATAAAATCATTTCAACTGGTGGTGGGATCGTCACCATTAAGGAAAACAAAAACTACATGGATGGATTGGTGATATTCATTGATACAGAACTCGATATTATCGAAGAACGCATCCAAAATGACTTTCCGCGTCCATTATTAAAAACGAAAACGTTAAGCACACTTAAAGATGAAAGAATGCTTAAATATATTTTTTTTGCCGATGTTATTGTCTCGAACGATTCTGATCCTGATAAAACAGTCACAGAAATCCTGAAGGCACTGGAAAACCATCATGCTTAA
- the miaA gene encoding tRNA (adenosine(37)-N6)-dimethylallyltransferase MiaA — MRKVVVICGPTAVGKTSLSIELAKKYQAEIISGDSVQVYKGLDIGSAKIKESEKQGVVHHLIDVYEPSDLYDVATFQKEVRKKIDEIEKPFLVGGTGLYIKAALYNYEFDTPKRDIEEEKKYDLLSNDELFEMLVKLDYDASLLIHKNNRRRVLRAIAMANDKKRSSLQQKDEPLYDALILYLTMPREQLYNRINERVDIMVEEGLLDEVNSLKEKGHTFNILGYRELNDYLDGLINYEDAIDLIKQNTRHLAKRQETWFRNQMKALIVDVTNKEDALIKLDEAIKSFYKR; from the coding sequence ATGAGAAAAGTCGTTGTAATATGCGGTCCAACCGCTGTTGGCAAAACAAGTCTCTCAATCGAGTTAGCTAAAAAGTATCAAGCTGAAATCATTAGCGGGGATTCTGTTCAAGTATATAAGGGTCTTGACATCGGATCAGCTAAAATCAAGGAATCAGAAAAACAAGGGGTAGTTCATCACCTAATCGACGTGTATGAACCAAGTGATTTATATGATGTAGCAACCTTTCAAAAAGAAGTTAGGAAGAAAATCGATGAAATCGAAAAACCATTCCTTGTGGGTGGCACTGGTCTATACATTAAAGCAGCTCTTTATAACTATGAGTTTGATACCCCTAAAAGAGACATTGAAGAAGAAAAAAAATATGATTTGCTTTCGAATGATGAATTATTTGAAATGCTCGTTAAACTCGATTATGATGCGTCGTTATTGATTCATAAAAATAACCGAAGACGTGTCTTACGTGCAATCGCGATGGCGAATGATAAAAAAAGAAGTTCTCTACAACAAAAAGATGAACCTCTATATGATGCCCTAATTCTCTACTTGACTATGCCAAGAGAACAACTTTATAACCGTATAAATGAACGCGTAGATATAATGGTAGAAGAAGGCTTACTAGATGAAGTTAATTCACTCAAAGAAAAAGGACATACGTTCAATATCCTTGGGTATCGTGAATTAAATGATTACTTAGATGGACTCATTAATTATGAGGATGCTATCGATTTAATTAAACAAAACACCCGTCATTTAGCTAAAAGGCAAGAAACCTGGTTTAGAAACCAAATGAAGGCGTTAATTGTGGATGTAACAAATAAGGAAGATGCACTAATCAAGCTTGATGAAGCGATTAAGTCATTTTACAAGAGGTAA
- the mutL gene encoding DNA mismatch repair endonuclease MutL yields MAKIIKLDDRLSNMIAAGEVVTRPASALKELLENAIDAKSSQIEIHLKGNGLDEIKVIDNGVGMDKEDIHLAFLRHATSKIKNEYDLSHIKSLGFRGEAIPAIASVSKMTIASKTIDSLPYEVTYEGGKLSSEHPSPINIGTAVTVSELFYNVPARLKYIKSPQLELSYMLEVCDEMMLSNPNIAFLVTHDGKTLRQSYGDSNYEHLFSSVYGTEVAQNLISYESKQEDIKITSYLIKPVITRSKKNDIVILVNNRTIKNYLLINSVIEGYHTHLMVSRYPIALIRIELDTSLVDVNVHPQKREIKFSNEYLIANLIRDNIRNAFSSKPLTIPDVLKSEEKYVKVSGFEYLMETVNEPTLPLFEESYEPSKPQTQKLEEMDYIGSYAGTYLLFQNTNGLYLIDQHAAAERIRYEKIYKRLGDLKIDKKQLLTPISYQFKPSEATILGQNLSLIESYGLTFEMFGDYIFLLRTLPSWLEEKDLDYMVYGLIEQLRDYQKIDLSKLRDQLAKDISCKGAIKANKALSLDEVNHLFLGLQDCENPYYCPHGRPVVIKFTQYEIEKLFKRIV; encoded by the coding sequence TTGGCAAAAATCATAAAACTAGATGACAGATTATCCAACATGATTGCTGCTGGAGAAGTTGTCACGAGACCTGCAAGCGCACTAAAAGAATTGCTTGAGAATGCGATTGATGCGAAATCAAGCCAAATTGAGATTCATTTAAAAGGCAATGGCCTTGATGAGATTAAAGTCATCGATAATGGCGTTGGAATGGATAAAGAAGACATTCATTTAGCTTTTTTACGCCATGCGACTTCAAAAATCAAAAACGAGTATGACTTATCTCATATCAAAAGTCTAGGATTTAGAGGTGAAGCCATTCCCGCTATCGCATCTGTATCCAAAATGACGATTGCATCAAAAACGATAGACTCACTCCCATATGAAGTGACCTATGAAGGTGGAAAGCTTTCTAGCGAGCACCCAAGTCCAATCAATATTGGAACCGCAGTAACAGTCAGCGAACTCTTCTACAATGTTCCTGCAAGATTGAAATACATCAAGAGCCCACAACTTGAACTATCCTATATGTTAGAGGTTTGTGATGAAATGATGTTATCAAACCCTAATATAGCTTTCCTTGTGACCCATGATGGGAAAACCCTTAGACAATCTTATGGAGATTCTAACTATGAACACCTTTTTTCATCTGTCTATGGAACAGAGGTTGCCCAAAATCTCATATCTTATGAATCAAAACAAGAGGATATAAAAATAACCTCATATTTGATTAAACCTGTGATCACTAGATCAAAGAAGAATGATATTGTGATATTGGTTAATAATCGTACAATCAAAAACTACTTGTTAATCAATAGTGTCATTGAAGGGTATCACACCCATTTAATGGTTTCAAGATATCCGATCGCACTCATCAGAATTGAACTAGATACTAGTCTAGTAGATGTCAATGTGCACCCACAAAAGCGCGAGATAAAGTTTTCCAACGAATACTTAATCGCCAACCTAATTAGAGACAACATTAGAAATGCATTTTCCAGTAAACCACTAACCATCCCAGATGTCTTAAAGAGTGAAGAAAAATACGTAAAAGTATCTGGATTTGAATACTTGATGGAAACGGTGAATGAACCCACATTACCACTATTTGAAGAGTCCTATGAACCTTCAAAACCGCAAACTCAAAAACTTGAAGAAATGGATTACATCGGTAGTTATGCTGGAACATACTTGTTATTTCAAAACACAAATGGCTTATATTTAATAGATCAACATGCTGCGGCAGAACGCATTCGGTATGAAAAAATCTATAAGCGATTAGGCGATTTAAAAATTGATAAAAAGCAATTATTAACACCTATTTCTTATCAATTCAAGCCTTCAGAAGCGACGATTTTAGGTCAAAATTTAAGTCTTATTGAATCATATGGATTAACTTTTGAGATGTTTGGAGACTACATTTTCTTACTTAGAACCCTCCCGAGTTGGCTTGAAGAAAAAGACCTTGACTACATGGTTTATGGCTTAATAGAGCAATTAAGAGACTATCAAAAGATTGATTTATCTAAACTTAGAGATCAACTTGCAAAAGACATTAGTTGCAAAGGTGCAATCAAAGCAAATAAAGCACTATCACTGGATGAAGTTAACCACTTATTCCTAGGATTACAGGATTGTGAAAACCCTTATTATTGTCCACATGGACGCCCTGTAGTCATTAAGTTTACTCAATACGAAATTGAGAAACTCTTTAAGAGGATTGTATGA